A region of Bacillus cabrialesii DNA encodes the following proteins:
- a CDS encoding MFS transporter: MNQLLRNRVFVIVATADLLQQAGIWIRNMALLFYIMNQTNNDPTAVSLLTALEYLPIFVFSLLGGTFADRWNPKKTVILGDTLSAISMLIILALVSLGLWQAVFAATVVSAIVSQFSQPSSSVLFRKHVPAEQVGAAIGITQSLMSVFTIFGPIAGTFIYTQLGLKFSLIILFVIFLLAAFIQLFLPPSSREETVKKRPAMEDLKDGIQYVIKHSNLRLIAGMFLLTGMAIGLTQPLDVFVTMERLGLPKEAVQWFAACEGVGMLVGGILAATSSKWVDRHRNNVITSTLILWSIITIIEVLSIFPLLTAGVRIISGITTAFFQVVFNTLMIKEVQVEYIGRTNGVITPLLMGGILVGTLVSGFIVNSLTLFGVYGLSAVLIMLCTILTAKLKVYDEGDNTRESEIK; the protein is encoded by the coding sequence TTGAATCAACTTTTAAGAAATAGGGTTTTTGTAATTGTTGCAACAGCCGATTTATTACAGCAAGCCGGCATATGGATTCGGAATATGGCCTTGCTGTTTTATATTATGAACCAAACCAATAATGATCCAACAGCTGTTTCATTACTTACGGCACTTGAATACCTTCCGATTTTCGTATTTTCCTTACTAGGTGGAACATTTGCTGACCGTTGGAATCCAAAAAAAACTGTAATATTAGGGGATACATTGAGTGCAATATCGATGTTGATAATATTAGCTCTCGTATCATTAGGTTTATGGCAGGCTGTATTTGCTGCTACCGTAGTCTCAGCAATTGTTAGCCAATTTTCTCAGCCTTCTTCCTCTGTATTATTTAGGAAACATGTACCAGCCGAACAAGTTGGGGCAGCTATTGGTATTACCCAAAGCCTTATGTCTGTATTTACGATATTTGGTCCGATTGCTGGCACATTTATATATACCCAGTTAGGGCTTAAGTTCTCTCTCATTATATTGTTTGTAATTTTTCTGCTGGCAGCTTTTATTCAGTTATTTTTACCTCCTTCATCAAGAGAAGAAACAGTTAAAAAAAGACCAGCTATGGAGGATCTCAAAGACGGAATTCAGTATGTAATTAAACATTCAAACTTGCGTCTTATCGCTGGGATGTTTCTTCTTACAGGGATGGCAATAGGATTAACCCAACCGTTAGATGTATTTGTCACAATGGAGCGTTTGGGATTACCTAAAGAAGCCGTACAATGGTTTGCAGCTTGCGAAGGTGTGGGCATGCTAGTTGGTGGGATTTTGGCAGCTACCTCTTCAAAATGGGTGGATCGACATCGTAATAATGTCATAACAAGCACGTTAATCCTATGGTCAATCATAACCATTATCGAGGTATTATCCATATTTCCTCTTTTAACAGCTGGGGTTCGCATCATTTCTGGGATTACGACAGCCTTCTTTCAAGTTGTCTTTAATACCCTTATGATTAAAGAAGTACAGGTAGAATACATTGGGAGAACGAATGGAGTTATTACTCCTTTGTTAATGGGAGGCATATTAGTCGGGACACTTGTTTCTGGTTTTATAGTTAATTCTCTTACACTGTTTGGAGTTTACGGACTATCTGCAGTTTTAATTATGTTGTGTACGATTTTAACAGCGAAATTAAAAGTTTACGATGAAGGGGACAATACAAGAGAATCTGAAATTAAGTAG
- a CDS encoding DedA family protein, with protein sequence MEQIEEFITSYGYIAIFLMLVLGIVGLPIPDEVMMTIVGFFTHTGVLNYPLAIIVSFLGALSGMMISYLIGRKAGRPFIDKFGKWIGLKEKRMLKVENWLKKYGPYSLIFGYFIPGIRHVTCYFSGIGKMELKTYTLFAAIGAFIWCFIFITIGRMVGILY encoded by the coding sequence ATGGAGCAAATTGAAGAATTTATTACGAGTTATGGATACATCGCTATTTTTTTGATGTTAGTTCTTGGAATTGTAGGATTACCCATACCTGATGAAGTGATGATGACAATCGTTGGTTTCTTCACTCATACTGGAGTATTGAATTATCCCCTTGCTATTATAGTAAGCTTTTTGGGGGCGTTGTCAGGTATGATGATTAGTTATCTCATCGGTAGAAAAGCAGGGCGTCCTTTTATTGATAAATTCGGGAAATGGATTGGGCTGAAAGAAAAGAGAATGCTGAAAGTAGAAAATTGGCTAAAAAAGTATGGACCATATTCTCTGATATTTGGATATTTCATTCCAGGAATCAGACATGTAACGTGTTACTTTTCAGGTATTGGCAAGATGGAATTGAAGACATATACACTATTCGCTGCAATTGGTGCCTTTATATGGTGCTTTATTTTTATTACGATTGGAAGAATGGTGGGAATTCTTTATTAA
- a CDS encoding sporulation histidine kinase inhibitor Sda yields MRKLSDELLIESYFKATEMNLNRDFIELIENEIKRRSLGHIISVSS; encoded by the coding sequence ATGAGAAAACTGTCTGATGAATTACTAATAGAATCTTATTTCAAAGCCACCGAAATGAATTTAAACCGAGACTTTATCGAGTTAATTGAAAACGAAATAAAAAGAAGATCGCTCGGACATATTATTTCCGTATCTTCTTAA
- the nucB gene encoding sporulation-specific Dnase NucB gives MKKWLAGLFLAAAVLLCLMVPQQIQGASLYDKVLYFPLSRYPETGDHIKDAIAGGHSDICTIDRDGADKRREESLKGIPTKPGFDRDEWPMAVCEEGGAGADVRYVTPSDNRGAGSWVGNQMSGYPDGTRVLFIVQ, from the coding sequence ATGAAAAAATGGTTGGCAGGCCTGTTTCTTGCTGCGGCAGTTCTTCTTTGTTTAATGGTTCCGCAGCAGATCCAAGGCGCTTCTTTGTATGACAAAGTGTTGTATTTTCCGCTGTCTCGTTATCCGGAAACCGGGGATCATATTAAAGATGCGATTGCAGGGGGACATTCAGATATTTGCACCATCGACAGGGATGGAGCAGACAAAAGACGGGAGGAATCATTAAAAGGAATTCCGACGAAGCCGGGTTTTGATCGGGATGAGTGGCCGATGGCGGTTTGTGAGGAAGGCGGCGCAGGAGCTGACGTCCGATATGTGACGCCTTCTGATAATCGCGGGGCCGGCTCGTGGGTAGGGAATCAAATGAGCGGTTATCCTGACGGCACCAGGGTGCTGTTTATTGTGCAGTAA
- the spoIVCA gene encoding site-specific DNA recombinase SpoIVCA, with amino-acid sequence MKGSSIDSQIEACIKKAGTKDVLKYADEGFSGELLERPALNRLREDASKGLISQVICYDPDRLSRKLMNQLIIDDELRKRNIPLIFVNGEYANSPEGQLFFAMRGAISEFEKAKIKERTSSGRLQKMKKGMIIKDSKLYGYKFVKEKRTLEILEEEAKIIRMIFNYFTDHKSPFFGRVNGIALHLTQMGVKTKKGAKVWHRQVVRQILMNSSYKGEHKQYKYDTEGSYVSKQAGNKSIIKIRPEEEQITVAIPAIIPAEQWDYAQELLGQSKRKHLSISPHNYLLSGLVRCGKCGNTMTGKKRKSHGKDYYVYTCRKNYSGAKDRGCGKEMSENKLNRHVWGEIFKFITNPQKYASFKEIEQSNHLSDELELIQKEIEKTKKGRKRLLTLISLSDDDDLDIDEIKAQIIDLQKKQNQLTEKCIEIQSKMKVLDDTSSSENALKRAIDYFQSIGADNLTLEDKKTIVNFIVKEVTVVNSDTVYIETY; translated from the coding sequence ATCAAGGGATCGAGCATCGACAGCCAGATCGAGGCCTGCATAAAGAAAGCAGGGACTAAGGATGTACTGAAGTATGCCGATGAAGGATTTTCTGGAGAACTTTTAGAACGTCCGGCTTTGAATCGCTTGAGGGAGGATGCAAGCAAGGGACTTATAAGTCAAGTCATCTGCTACGATCCTGACCGTCTTTCTCGGAAATTAATGAATCAGCTTATCATTGATGATGAACTGCGAAAGCGAAACATACCCTTGATTTTTGTAAATGGTGAGTACGCCAATTCTCCTGAAGGTCAATTATTTTTCGCTATGCGTGGAGCAATCTCAGAATTTGAGAAAGCCAAAATCAAAGAACGGACATCAAGCGGCCGACTTCAAAAAATGAAAAAAGGCATGATTATTAAAGATTCCAAACTATATGGCTATAAATTTGTTAAAGAGAAAAGAACTCTTGAGATATTAGAAGAGGAAGCAAAAATCATTCGGATGATTTTCAACTATTTCACCGATCATAAAAGTCCTTTTTTCGGCAGAGTAAACGGTATTGCTCTACATTTAACTCAGATGGGGGTTAAAACAAAAAAAGGCGCCAAAGTTTGGCACAGGCAGGTTGTTCGTCAGATATTGATGAACTCTTCTTATAAGGGTGAACACAAGCAGTATAAATATGACACTGAGGGTTCTTATGTTTCAAAGCAAGCAGGAAACAAATCTATTATTAAAATAAGACCTGAAGAGGAGCAAATCACTGTTGCAATTCCAGCGATTATTCCAGCGGAACAATGGGATTATGCTCAAGAACTCTTAGGTCAAAGTAAAAGAAAACACTTGAGTATCAGCCCTCACAACTACTTGTTATCGGGTTTGGTTAGATGCGGGAAATGTGGAAATACCATGACAGGAAAGAAAAGAAAATCACACGGTAAAGACTACTATGTGTATACATGTCGGAAAAATTATTCTGGAGCAAAGGACCGCGGCTGCGGAAAAGAAATGTCTGAGAATAAACTAAACCGTCATGTATGGGGGGAGATTTTTAAATTCATCACAAATCCCCAAAAGTATGCTTCTTTTAAAGAGATTGAACAATCAAATCACCTATCTGACGAATTAGAACTTATTCAAAAAGAGATAGAGAAAACAAAAAAAGGCCGTAAGCGTCTTTTAACGCTAATCAGCCTAAGCGATGACGATGATTTAGATATTGATGAAATCAAAGCACAAATTATTGATCTGCAAAAAAAGCAAAACCAGCTTACTGAAAAGTGTATCGAAATTCAATCAAAAATGAAAGTCCTGGATGATACAAGCTCAAGTGAAAATGCTCTAAAGAGAGCCATCGACTATTTTCAATCAATCGGTGCAGATAACTTAACTCTTGAAGATAAAAAAACAATTGTTAACTTTATCGTGAAAGAAGTTACCGTTGTGAATTCTGACACCGTATATATTGAAACGTATTAA
- the pssA gene encoding CDP-diacylglycerol--serine O-phosphatidyltransferase translates to MIYIPNIITIGNLICGLLAIYSLLVQDIYSAATLIFIGLFFDFFDGMIARKLNAVSDIGRELDSMADMVTFGVAPSIFAYYTCLYELSITGVLCMIIYSICSLLRLAKFNVKQSKLSTFVGMPTPLAGICLVTLSTMHNQILLVVGIGIISCLMVSNIKFPQFKKNTMESLGSKNGAN, encoded by the coding sequence TTGATTTATATACCTAATATAATTACAATTGGTAATTTAATTTGTGGACTTCTGGCTATTTACTCATTATTAGTTCAGGATATTTATTCTGCAGCAACTCTTATTTTTATAGGTCTGTTTTTTGATTTCTTTGATGGTATGATTGCCCGGAAACTTAATGCTGTTTCGGATATAGGTAGAGAATTGGATTCGATGGCTGATATGGTAACCTTTGGCGTAGCCCCATCCATATTTGCCTATTATACATGTCTTTATGAATTATCCATCACCGGAGTTTTATGCATGATAATTTACAGTATTTGTAGTTTACTTCGTCTCGCTAAATTTAATGTTAAACAAAGTAAGCTCTCTACATTTGTTGGAATGCCTACGCCACTTGCAGGAATTTGTCTTGTCACATTGAGTACTATGCATAACCAAATACTCTTGGTAGTAGGGATAGGTATTATTTCTTGTTTAATGGTAAGTAACATCAAATTCCCACAATTTAAAAAAAATACAATGGAAAGTTTGGGGTCAAAAAATGGAGCAAATTGA
- a CDS encoding peptidoglycan recognition protein family protein, with protein sequence MVTIKKDFIPASNDNRPGYAMTPAYITVHNTANTAKGADAKMHANYVKNPSTSVSWHFTVDDSVIYQHLPIDENGWHAGDGTNGTGNRKSIGIEICENAGGDFEKATANAQWLIRKLMKEHNIPLNHVVPHKKWSGKECPRKLLDHWDSFINGISSSDTPPKESSPSYPLPSGIIKLTSPYRKGTKIIQLQKALAALHFYPDKRAKNNGIDGVYGPKTANAVKRFQLMNGLTPDGIYGPKTKAKLKSKLK encoded by the coding sequence ATGGTCACGATAAAAAAGGATTTTATACCGGCATCGAACGATAATCGTCCTGGCTATGCGATGACTCCTGCTTACATTACGGTGCATAATACAGCAAATACCGCAAAAGGCGCGGATGCGAAAATGCATGCCAATTATGTGAAAAATCCAAGCACATCTGTCAGCTGGCATTTCACAGTTGATGATTCAGTCATCTATCAGCATCTTCCGATAGATGAAAACGGCTGGCATGCGGGAGACGGCACAAATGGGACAGGGAACCGCAAGTCAATCGGGATTGAAATCTGTGAAAATGCTGGCGGCGATTTTGAAAAAGCAACAGCAAATGCCCAGTGGCTGATCCGAAAACTAATGAAGGAACACAATATTCCGCTGAATCATGTCGTTCCTCACAAAAAATGGTCCGGAAAAGAATGTCCGCGCAAACTCTTGGATCACTGGGATTCTTTTATAAACGGAATTTCTTCCTCCGATACACCTCCAAAAGAGTCATCTCCATCATATCCGCTGCCGTCAGGGATTATCAAACTCACTTCGCCTTATCGAAAGGGCACAAAAATCATTCAGCTGCAAAAGGCTTTAGCAGCACTTCATTTTTACCCTGATAAGAGAGCCAAAAATAATGGAATAGACGGAGTTTACGGACCGAAAACAGCGAATGCCGTCAAGCGTTTTCAGCTCATGAACGGATTAACTCCTGACGGTATCTACGGACCAAAAACAAAGGCCAAGCTTAAATCGAAGTTAAAGTGA
- a CDS encoding SGNH/GDSL hydrolase family protein: MKHFFILFLLLFVTAGCEGGGYEDVVAFGDSNTRGSNWDYRDYPKAQQWVNILKTAERGKLDILNAGIGGQTTEDARLRFQTDVLDQKPKHLFIMFGTNDAAILTEGKPRVSKQRFRENLVYFIKESRKHGIKPILMTCIPIIEGNGKHHLFYYSRYKAAAFEPKGGARNWHNAYNDITRDVSKRLDVPLVDNWEHFIEADGGKATDEALIQSGLIDPSGNHMTPKGARIVYEGIQDEQVLKR, translated from the coding sequence ATGAAGCATTTTTTCATCCTTTTCCTTCTGCTGTTCGTTACAGCAGGATGCGAGGGAGGGGGATACGAAGACGTTGTAGCATTTGGTGACAGCAATACGCGAGGCTCTAATTGGGATTATCGCGATTATCCAAAAGCACAGCAGTGGGTTAACATATTAAAAACGGCTGAACGCGGAAAGCTTGATATACTCAATGCGGGAATCGGCGGACAGACGACAGAGGATGCCCGTCTGCGGTTTCAGACAGATGTGCTGGATCAAAAACCGAAGCATTTGTTTATTATGTTCGGCACGAATGACGCCGCGATCCTGACTGAGGGGAAACCGAGAGTGTCGAAGCAGCGTTTTAGAGAAAATCTGGTTTATTTTATTAAAGAAAGCAGAAAACACGGGATCAAGCCCATCTTAATGACGTGTATTCCAATTATTGAAGGAAACGGGAAGCACCATCTGTTTTACTATTCCAGATATAAAGCAGCTGCCTTTGAACCGAAAGGCGGGGCGAGGAATTGGCACAATGCATACAACGATATTACAAGAGATGTATCGAAGCGCCTGGATGTCCCTCTTGTAGACAACTGGGAGCATTTTATAGAAGCAGACGGCGGAAAAGCAACTGATGAAGCGCTGATCCAATCCGGTCTGATAGATCCTTCAGGCAATCATATGACACCTAAAGGAGCAAGAATCGTATATGAAGGAATTCAAGATGAGCAGGTTCTAAAGCGTTGA
- a CDS encoding TetR/AcrR family transcriptional regulator gives MARQAEASKKTKDKIVKVARELFIKKGYSETSLQEILTAGKISKGNLYHHFKGKEFLYLYIIEQDYLEWELQWKKRESHCKNAIEKLYDLTDFSLQMNFNSPLIHVAEEFFASAFKSKEVIERILEIDSKYSKMIRNILEEGNHDGSWSISNLDLTTQIVSSLFYGLEITAQGSLDEEKEKLYRESARVLIEGLK, from the coding sequence ATGGCACGGCAGGCAGAGGCGAGTAAAAAAACAAAAGATAAGATAGTAAAGGTAGCACGAGAATTATTTATTAAAAAAGGATACTCGGAGACATCTCTACAAGAGATTCTAACGGCTGGAAAGATAAGTAAGGGTAATCTTTACCATCATTTTAAAGGAAAAGAATTTCTTTATTTATATATTATTGAACAAGATTATCTTGAATGGGAACTTCAGTGGAAAAAAAGAGAGAGTCATTGTAAGAATGCTATTGAAAAGCTATATGATCTCACTGATTTCTCACTTCAGATGAATTTTAACTCTCCCCTTATTCATGTGGCTGAAGAATTTTTTGCTAGTGCTTTTAAATCGAAAGAAGTAATTGAAAGAATCCTTGAAATTGATAGCAAGTATTCTAAGATGATAAGAAACATTTTAGAAGAAGGAAACCACGATGGTAGTTGGTCAATTTCTAATTTAGATTTAACTACTCAAATAGTGAGTTCACTATTCTATGGTTTGGAGATTACAGCTCAGGGCAGTTTAGATGAAGAAAAGGAAAAACTCTATCGAGAGTCTGCAAGGGTACTTATTGAGGGCTTAAAATAA
- a CDS encoding YqeG family HAD IIIA-type phosphatase, with the protein MLKKFFLPDEFVKNIFHITPEKLKERNVKGIITDLDNTLVEWDRPNATPRLIEWFEEMKEHGIKVTIVSNNNERRVKLFSEPLGIPFIYKARKPMGKAFNRAVRNMELKKEDCVVIGDQLLTDVLGGNRNGYHTILVVPVASSDGFITRFNRQVERRILSALKRKGHIQWEE; encoded by the coding sequence TTGTTAAAAAAGTTTTTTTTACCTGACGAGTTTGTAAAAAATATTTTTCATATTACACCTGAGAAGTTAAAGGAACGAAATGTAAAAGGAATCATTACTGATCTGGATAATACGCTTGTTGAGTGGGACAGGCCGAACGCGACGCCGCGTTTGATCGAGTGGTTTGAAGAAATGAAGGAGCACGGCATTAAAGTGACGATTGTCTCTAATAATAATGAAAGAAGAGTAAAACTTTTTTCCGAACCGCTTGGAATCCCGTTCATCTATAAAGCGAGAAAACCGATGGGCAAAGCTTTTAACAGAGCGGTGCGCAATATGGAACTGAAAAAAGAGGACTGTGTTGTCATCGGAGACCAGCTGCTGACCGATGTGCTCGGGGGAAATCGAAACGGCTATCATACAATCCTGGTCGTACCTGTTGCTTCCTCTGACGGATTCATTACGCGCTTTAACCGCCAGGTCGAACGCAGAATACTGAGTGCTCTCAAACGAAAAGGGCACATTCAGTGGGAGGAGTAA
- a CDS encoding YqeB family protein: MLHDQSHTTIGFTKTAAYFLYAVLAIIGLTIGYFIPQLAKWALSLPWIPFEGPLRLVTSFQGSPAAFITALLGMSVGIWFAHTVIAMLLSVKITDDTVELTKGKNVQTIRSHDIALVFIDHKRLVLLGTAGYELAREEIDEKPVNIEKAFKKHHYEWAAADPFKDQFRRWISDAPDLSPSAHALLKARHKALKDEETDDVEEFRLELAQLGIVVRDEGTRQYWRKAETYPPNIQHREGS; this comes from the coding sequence ATGTTGCACGATCAATCTCACACTACCATTGGATTTACGAAAACCGCTGCATATTTTTTATACGCCGTACTTGCAATCATCGGACTTACAATCGGGTATTTTATCCCGCAGTTGGCGAAATGGGCGCTATCCCTCCCGTGGATTCCTTTTGAAGGACCGCTCCGGCTGGTCACCTCTTTTCAGGGATCACCGGCTGCATTTATCACTGCGCTGCTCGGCATGTCTGTGGGGATATGGTTCGCTCATACTGTTATTGCAATGCTGCTTTCTGTAAAGATTACAGATGACACAGTGGAATTAACCAAAGGAAAGAACGTGCAAACGATTCGTTCCCACGACATCGCACTTGTGTTTATCGATCACAAAAGGCTTGTCCTCCTGGGTACAGCCGGATATGAATTGGCACGGGAAGAAATTGATGAAAAACCAGTAAACATCGAGAAGGCCTTTAAAAAGCACCATTACGAATGGGCAGCAGCCGATCCGTTTAAAGATCAATTTCGCCGGTGGATATCTGATGCACCAGATCTCTCGCCAAGCGCCCATGCTTTATTGAAAGCTCGTCACAAAGCGCTGAAAGACGAGGAAACAGACGATGTGGAAGAATTCCGTCTTGAACTTGCACAGCTGGGCATCGTTGTTCGAGACGAAGGCACACGCCAGTATTGGCGAAAAGCAGAAACCTATCCGCCGAACATTCAGCATCGCGAAGGATCATAA
- a CDS encoding TVP38/TMEM64 family protein, with amino-acid sequence MLKKILGIVVVITIIAVGFFQKEAWLDAIKAGGMFSVLFSMLLIAADVFFPIVPFALVAALNGAVFGMANGIWITLTGSMLGTMMLFFLARYSFRDWARKKVQAYPAIQSYEASFHKNAFTAVLIGRLIPVIPSLLMNVICGLSQVRWHVFFFASFIGKIPNIVVVTIAGANFTSNKLLSFSIYGAYILIIMLIIYKKFPHLLKVQKK; translated from the coding sequence GTGTTAAAGAAGATACTAGGTATCGTCGTAGTTATCACGATCATTGCAGTTGGTTTTTTTCAGAAAGAGGCTTGGCTTGATGCGATTAAAGCAGGAGGGATGTTTTCTGTTTTATTCAGTATGCTGCTGATTGCCGCGGATGTCTTTTTCCCCATTGTGCCGTTTGCTTTGGTTGCCGCTTTAAATGGCGCTGTGTTCGGAATGGCAAATGGGATTTGGATTACACTGACCGGCTCAATGCTTGGTACAATGATGCTGTTTTTTCTCGCCAGGTACAGCTTTAGAGATTGGGCCAGGAAAAAAGTTCAGGCCTATCCTGCCATCCAAAGCTACGAGGCTTCCTTTCATAAAAATGCGTTTACCGCTGTTTTAATAGGAAGGCTGATTCCTGTTATACCTTCACTTCTGATGAACGTGATTTGCGGGCTGAGTCAGGTGCGATGGCATGTTTTTTTCTTCGCGTCTTTCATAGGGAAGATCCCGAATATTGTCGTTGTTACCATTGCAGGCGCAAATTTCACCAGCAATAAACTGCTTTCTTTCAGCATTTACGGAGCCTATATTCTGATCATTATGCTGATCATTTATAAAAAGTTCCCTCATCTGCTTAAAGTGCAAAAAAAATAA
- the yqeH gene encoding ribosome biogenesis GTPase YqeH, with protein sequence MEKVVCIGCGVAIQTEDKTGLGYAPPASLTKENVICQRCFRLKNYNEIQDVSLTDDDFLNILHGIGETDSLVVKIVDIFDFNGSWINGLQRLVGGNPILLVGNKADILPKSLKRERLIQWMKREAKELGLKPVDVFLVSAGRGQGIKEVIDAIEYYRNGKDVYVVGCTNVGKSTFINRIIKEVSGEEDIITTSQFPGTTLDAIEIPLDDGSALYDTPGIINHHQMAHYVNKKDLKILSPKKELKPRTFQLNDQQTLYFGGLARFDYVSGDRSPFICYMPNELMIHRTKLENADALYEKHAGELLTPPGKDEMDEFPELVAHTFTIKDKKTDIVFSGLGWVTVHDADKKITAYAPKGVHVFVRRSLI encoded by the coding sequence ATGGAAAAGGTTGTTTGTATCGGATGCGGAGTTGCAATCCAAACCGAAGACAAAACAGGTCTGGGATACGCGCCGCCTGCATCGCTTACGAAAGAAAATGTGATTTGCCAGCGCTGTTTCAGACTGAAAAACTATAATGAAATACAAGACGTTTCCTTAACGGATGATGATTTTCTAAACATCCTTCACGGTATCGGGGAAACGGATTCTCTTGTTGTTAAAATTGTTGATATTTTTGATTTTAACGGCAGCTGGATCAATGGGCTTCAGCGCTTGGTGGGAGGAAACCCTATCCTATTGGTTGGCAATAAAGCCGATATTTTGCCTAAGTCGCTAAAAAGAGAGCGTCTGATCCAATGGATGAAGCGTGAAGCGAAAGAGCTTGGCTTAAAACCGGTTGACGTATTTTTAGTCAGTGCTGGACGCGGCCAGGGTATCAAAGAAGTGATTGATGCGATTGAGTATTATCGCAACGGCAAAGACGTCTATGTTGTCGGTTGTACCAATGTAGGGAAGTCAACTTTTATTAACCGGATTATTAAAGAAGTGTCAGGTGAAGAAGATATTATTACGACATCCCAATTTCCGGGCACAACCCTTGATGCAATAGAAATCCCGTTGGACGACGGTTCAGCGCTTTATGACACACCGGGAATTATCAACCACCATCAAATGGCGCATTATGTCAATAAAAAGGATCTGAAAATACTATCTCCTAAAAAGGAGCTGAAGCCTCGCACATTCCAGCTTAATGATCAGCAAACATTGTATTTCGGCGGACTTGCAAGGTTTGATTATGTGTCAGGAGATAGATCTCCTTTTATTTGCTATATGCCGAATGAGCTGATGATTCACAGAACAAAGCTGGAAAATGCAGATGCTCTTTATGAAAAGCATGCAGGGGAATTGCTAACACCTCCGGGAAAAGACGAAATGGATGAGTTTCCGGAACTGGTCGCCCATACGTTTACGATCAAAGATAAAAAGACAGATATCGTTTTCTCTGGGTTAGGCTGGGTAACAGTGCATGACGCCGATAAAAAAATAACTGCTTACGCGCCAAAAGGCGTTCACGTATTTGTTCGGCGCTCATTAATTTAA